A section of the Schistosoma haematobium chromosome ZW, whole genome shotgun sequence genome encodes:
- the CREB3L2_1 gene encoding cAMP responsive element binding protein 3-like: MFCCLMDWATFRKWQSKRTEHWPKLYFESSKFLQFLGITSSTASSIWFIIPGNTSTSDDLVFFFIKTLCNHIYINAFHLLNLESFVSAIDDKGNHFHSY; encoded by the coding sequence ATGTTTTGCTGCCTTATGGATTGGGCAACCTTCAGGAAATGGCAATCAAAACGCACTGAACACTGGCCTAAGCTTTACTTTGAGTCCTCAAAATTCCTTCAATTTCTGGGTATCACAAGTTCCACAGCGTCTAGTATCTGGTTCATTATCCCAGGTAATACATCAACTTCGGATGATTTAGTGTTCTTTTTTATAAAGACTTTGTGTAACCATATTTATATAAATgcatttcatttattaaatctTGAAAGTTTTGTATCAGCGATAGATGATAAAGGAAATCATTTTCATTCATATTGA